In Pyrus communis chromosome 1, drPyrComm1.1, whole genome shotgun sequence, the following are encoded in one genomic region:
- the LOC137708891 gene encoding auxin transporter-like protein 3, with protein MASEKVETVIAGNYVEMEREESDAQTSSKSKLSTFLWHGGSAYDAWFSCASNQVAQVLLTLPYSFSQLGLLSGILFQLFYGLMGSWTAYLISLLYVEYRTRKEREKVDFRNHVIQWFEVLDGLLGKHWRNVGLFFNCTFLLFGSVIQLIACASNIYYINDNLDKRTWTYIFGACCATTVFIPSFHNYRIWSFLGLIMTTYTAWYLTIASLIHGQVEGVKHSGPSTMVLYFTGATNILYTFGGHAVTVEIMHAMWKPQKFKLIYLMATLYVLTLTLPSASAVYWAFGDNLLTHSNALAMLPKTRFRDTAVVLMLIHQFITFGFACTPLYFVWEKFIQMHETKSMVKRALARLPVVIPIWFLAIIFPFFGPINSTVGSLLVSFTVYIIPALAHMVTFASASARENAVEKPPSFLGGWAGSYTMNIFVVVWVLIVGFGFGGWASMLNFINQVNTFGLFTKCYQCPPHKA; from the exons ATGGCTTCCGAGAAGGTTGAGACTGTTATAGCTGGAAACTACGTCGAAATGGAAAGGGAAGAGAGTGATGCCCAGACAAGTTCTAAGAGCAAGCTATCAACATTTCTTTGGCATGGTGGCTCAGCATATGATGCATGGTTTAGCTGCGCTTCTAACCAG GTTGCTCAAGTGCTTCTCACACTGCCATACTCATTTTCCCAACTGGGTTTGTTATCTGGAATACTATTTCAGCTTTTTTATGGATTGATGGGAAGCTGGACTGCTTACCTCATCAGTTTACTATATGTCGAGTACAGAActagaaaggagagagaaaaggtGGATTTTAGGAACCATGTAATTCAG TGGTTTGAAGTTCTTGATGGGCTCTTGGGAAAACATTGGAGGAATGTAGGCCTCTTTTTCAACTGcacttttcttctctttggATCTGTAATTCAGTTAATTGCCTGTGCAAG TAACATCTACTACATAAACGACAATCTCGACAAGAGAACTTGGACTTACATCTTTGGAGCTTGCTGTGCTACAACTGTCTTCATCCCCTCATTCCATAATTACAGAATTTGGTCATTTTTGGGCCTTATTATGACTACTTACACTGCTTGGTATCTCACCATCGCTTCGCTTATCCATGGGCAG GTTGAGGGAGTGAAGCACTCTGGTCCAAGCACAATGGTTCTCTACTTCACTGGGGCTACCAACATTCTCTACACATTTGGTGGACATGCCGTTACAGT GGAAATTATGCATGCAATGTGGAAGCCACAGAAGTTCAAGTTAATATACTTGATGGCAACACTGTATGTGCTGACCTTAACCCTACCATCTGCGTCTGCTGTCTACTGGGCTTTCGGGGACAATCTCTTGACTCATTCCAATGCCCTAGCCATGCTTCCAAAGACTAGGTTTAGAGACACTGCAGTAGTCCTAATGCTCATTCATCAG TTTATCACATTTGGATTTGCTTGCACTCCCTTGTACTTTGTGTGGGAGAAATTCATTCAAATGCATGAGACCAAGAGCATGGTGAAGAGGGCACTGGCGAGGCTCCCAGTGGTGATCCCGATATGGTTCCTTGCCATCATATTCCCATTCTTTGGGCCCATCAACTCAACTGTTGGATCTCTTCTTGTCAGCTTTACTGTCTACATAATTCCTGCTTTAGCTCACATGGTCACCTTTGCTTCTGCATCTGCTAGAGAG AATGCTGTGGAGAAACCACCATCATTCTTAGGAGGCTGGGCAGGATCATACACCATGAACATCTTTGTGGTGGTATGGGTTTTGATagtgggatttgggtttggaGGATGGGCAAGCATGCTCAACTTCATAAACCAAGTTAATACATTTGGTCTATTCACAAAGTGCTACCAATGCCCCCCTCACAAAGCTTGA